The Ascochyta rabiei chromosome 18, complete sequence DNA segment AGGGACAGTGGTGAAGTCGACCAGCGAGCGCTTGAGCTGCGATTTATACCTGCCCTCCCTGGCCCACGTGGTGGACCTGTGGTACAGAAACCTACTACAGTCGATTCTGAGGCTATTCGAACTCTACAGTTACACAGCATCCGTATTTCACTCGGCCAAGACCATCCCAGTCGAATCATGCCTGAGTGACAAGACCTCCCAAGACGGTTATGCAGATCACTCTGGGCGAGTTCAGGTCTAGCGCGGCTTCGGTGTCGGCCCGTTGCGTCATTCCGGCAGAGATCCTCCCGAAGTCTGTCTTGGAAGACGACAATCATCGTCCGAACTTGCAAATATTGCTAGATGCAAACACCGGACCAGCAGATTTTCCGACCCGGTGCTTGGATGGACATCTGGTGGCTATGCTGTCGCTTTGCACTGTCGAAAGGTTAGCCAGCTGGAGGTGTGCCTGCCAGCACTCCAAGGACGATGTTGTATCTGGGTTCTAGGCGCACACAACACCGTGTCGTTTGTCTTCCTGCAGCAGCCTCATCTCTGGCCTATGCACCATTTGAGCTGCCTGCGCACACGAGGTTGCGGACCTACGAAGGATGAGCTAGGGGCTTCACATGTGCACGCAGCGCCTAACACGATCAGCCAACAGGGTGTGGACACAATGTCGACATAATAACGAGTGAACCGAGAATATTGCTTCGAATATGGTCTTGTTGTGTTGTGCAGCTGAACAGCCGGTTTGTGCCAGGCAAGATTCGGATGCGGAGAAGCCAAGCATGGCAATGTGGGGCGAGCAGCGCGGGAGATCGGCCGGGGAGGGTGTGTTAGTGCAATTACCCTGACGAGATCTTGCCAACGCGTGAATGCACATTTTTCCTATTACGATGTTCAATGGATTGAAATGTTGACATCGAAGTTGTTTCAAAAAAGAAGGCAAGGCATAGTACGACGTCCTGTTGATGAGTGCGGCACTGTCACTTGCACCGTCTCCAACACACGTTTTCATCTTTCATCAGCCACAATGACGTAGCAGATTCCTCTCTTCCTTGAATCTCAGCAGCTTTTTGGCATCATCTTCTCCTCCCTCCGTCTCACTCCGTCATCGACCTTTATCGTTGCCCATCACATATATCGCCTTCAGAGTGTTTCACTGTCAATCCCAATCAGCCTTCAATCACAATCACAATGGACAAGCTCAAGAAAATCTTCAAGCACGACTCATCCAGCTCGCACTCTGAGCCGGCAGCTGCCTCTCAGACGCAAGACAGGACAGCGCCCACGACCACGACGTCTGCTCAAGCTCCTCAGAGCAACACTTCCGCGGGCGTCTCATCCAAGAAGGCATCGGGAGTTCTTATGACGACAAACTATGGCGACATCACCATTGCTCTGTACAGTGATAAGACGCCCAAGGTATGTGCTATGACTGGTACGGTGATGAGCTCTCCTGACGTCACACTTCCAGACATGCCAGAACTTTGCAGGCCTCGCCGACGCTGGCAAGTACGACGGTGTCATCTTCCACAGAGTAATCCCCGGTTTCATGCTCCAGGGCGGCGACCCCACCGGCACCGGTCGTGGCGGAGAGTCGATATGGGGCGGCGAATTCGAAGACGAGTTTGACAATTCTCTTCTCCACACGGGCCCTGGCGTTCTGTCCATGGCCAACAGTGGCCCCGGCACCAACGGTAGCCAGTTCTTCGTCACACTTGCCGCCACTCCTCATTTGAACGGCAAGCATACCGTCTTTGGTCAGGTGGTTGACGGGCTGGATGTTGTCGAGAAGATTGGAAATGTGAAGACTGATGCTGGCGACAGGCCACTTGAGCAAGTCGTCATTATCAAGGCTCAGTCCATTGCTGCTTGATGGTTCCGATGGAAAATATTTAATGAAGAATTCCCTTTCATATCTATCGTCGGTTCTGTCAGAACAGCTCCGTTCTTCCGGGGCTGGTGCAATTCTGAGCCGAGTTGTGTTTCGTATGAGTTGCTCATCAATCACTGACATTTGCAACAACCCGCTTGGCGGTGCAGATATGTGTTTTCCCGCGAGGTGGCGCAGACGGGAATCTCCGTTTTGTAGGCTAATGCACTGATAGACGAGTAGAGCTTGAACTCGAGCGATGCGTCTAAGAGCGCTAGGAAAATGTGCTTGTGTGTCGGTGCTGCAAGATGCTGAGCTCGATGGCGGGATCCCTTGGCTGACAGGATTTGTCGCTTTTTCTTCAATGATCTGGAAGATCATGTGTTGATTCGAATCCGTCATCATAGGTCGTCGCGGTGAAGTACTTGAGACGGCCCGCTATCGACTCGAGGATGAATTTCGAAGATGTTGACACGCTTTGGGAGGAACTTGCCAACCGGGATACCGTGGTTGGCGTGTATGTTGCCAATGTCCCGAAGTCTACAGAGGTGAAGCCACTGTTGGAAGTTGGTTCGAGCGAATTGTGGTCCCAGATTGTGGTGAACTTGAGGTCTCCTTTATACTTCACGGAAAAGCTCCATGCCCAGGCGGGGTAACAAAGAGACGGTAAGTCATTTTCACCATCTATGAAAAAACAGTACGACGCGACGGACGGGTTTCCTAGTGCAGTTTGTTCTGCATATCTCTACAGCATCCATCCATATCACATCTCATCCTGAGGTGGTATCTTGCTCTTCGTATACTCTTTCAAAGCTCTCCGGCGCTTTGCTTTTCCAACTCCTGGCCCAGGATCATCCAC contains these protein-coding regions:
- a CDS encoding Peptidylprolyl isomerase, whose product is MDKLKKIFKHDSSSSHSEPAAASQTQDRTAPTTTTSAQAPQSNTSAGVSSKKASGVLMTTNYGDITIALYSDKTPKTCQNFAGLADAGKYDGVIFHRVIPGFMLQGGDPTGTGRGGESIWGGEFEDEFDNSLLHTGPGVLSMANSGPGTNGSQFFVTLAATPHLNGKHTVFGQVVDGLDVVEKIGNVKTDAGDRPLEQVVIIKAQSIAA